Proteins from one Blattabacterium cuenoti genomic window:
- a CDS encoding alpha/beta fold hydrolase: MQILNILNRKKKFPHIKKGDGHPLILLHGLMGGLSNFEALLNFFPKKGYKVIVPSLPIYNMPLFMTNIFNLSRYIIKFLMEIEIKKATLVGNSLGGHIALIIAKKRMDLVHSIVLTGSSGLFEKAFGYAFPKRENYEFIKKKSQEVFYDPKIATKELVDEVFHIVNDKKKGIKTLYIAKSAMKYNMSKDLSFIQKPICLIWGKQDHITPPEVAEEFHRLLPDSELYWIDKCGHVPMMEHPKKFIEILDKWLSKFNFNHEDFFCKI, from the coding sequence ATGCAAATTTTAAATATTTTAAATAGAAAAAAAAAGTTTCCTCATATAAAAAAAGGAGATGGACATCCTTTAATTTTGCTTCATGGATTAATGGGAGGATTAAGTAATTTCGAAGCTTTATTAAATTTTTTTCCAAAAAAAGGTTATAAAGTCATTGTTCCTTCATTGCCTATTTATAATATGCCATTATTTATGACAAATATTTTCAATTTATCTAGATATATTATTAAATTTTTGATGGAGATAGAAATTAAAAAAGCTACTTTAGTGGGAAATTCGCTTGGAGGACATATTGCTTTGATTATAGCAAAAAAAAGAATGGATTTAGTTCATTCTATCGTTCTTACGGGAAGTTCAGGATTGTTTGAAAAAGCTTTCGGATATGCTTTCCCTAAAAGAGAGAATTATGAATTTATTAAAAAAAAATCACAAGAAGTTTTTTATGATCCAAAAATAGCTACTAAAGAATTAGTGGATGAAGTTTTTCATATTGTTAATGATAAAAAAAAAGGAATTAAAACTTTATATATCGCAAAAAGTGCTATGAAATATAATATGTCTAAAGATTTATCTTTTATTCAAAAACCGATTTGCTTAATTTGGGGGAAACAAGATCATATAACTCCACCAGAGGTAGCAGAGGAATTTCATAGATTATTGCCTGACTCTGAATTATATTGGATTGATAAATGTGGACATGTTCCAATGATGGAACATCCTAAAAAGTTTATAGAAATATTAGATAAATGGCTTTCTAAATTTAATTTTAATCATGAAGATTTTTTCTGCAAAATTTAA
- a CDS encoding ribonuclease III family protein, with the protein MSSNTKKHEDSIIVERLIKILGFCPKNTEFLKKVFIYNFSTKRKNLNQNYSVHFQRLEFLGDSVLNTIISHFLCEKFPDKKEGELTQIRSKIVCRRNLNEISRKLTITGIFLNQPIISDNILGNILEALIGFIYLEIGYKGCKNFVHQKILQNHINIVKLQNEIFSYKVWIIEWSQKNKFIINFKTFREKEDKDKNIIIYLSELTILGCGIQTEGRGSSKKKSEEMSAKEAYFFVKNKCSKNT; encoded by the coding sequence ATGTCATCTAATACTAAAAAACATGAAGATTCTATTATAGTCGAAAGATTAATAAAAATATTAGGATTTTGTCCAAAAAATACAGAATTTTTAAAGAAAGTATTTATTTATAATTTTTCTACAAAAAGAAAAAATTTGAATCAAAATTATTCTGTGCATTTTCAAAGATTAGAATTTTTAGGAGATTCTGTATTAAATACTATAATATCACATTTTTTATGCGAAAAATTTCCTGATAAGAAAGAGGGAGAGTTAACTCAAATACGATCTAAAATAGTATGTAGAAGAAATTTAAATGAAATTTCTAGAAAATTAACTATTACAGGTATTTTTTTAAATCAACCCATCATATCTGATAATATATTAGGGAATATACTTGAAGCTTTAATAGGATTTATTTATTTAGAAATAGGATATAAAGGTTGTAAAAATTTTGTACATCAGAAGATTTTGCAAAATCATATAAATATTGTGAAATTACAAAATGAAATTTTTAGTTATAAAGTATGGATAATAGAATGGTCTCAAAAGAATAAATTTATAATAAATTTTAAAACTTTTAGAGAGAAAGAAGACAAAGATAAAAACATAATTATTTATTTGTCGGAGTTAACTATATTAGGATGTGGAATTCAAACCGAAGGTAGAGGATCTTCTAAGAAAAAATCGGAAGAAATGTCAGCAAAGGAAGCTTATTTTTTTGTTAAGAACAAATGTAGTAAAAATACTTAA
- the fabF gene encoding beta-ketoacyl-ACP synthase II yields MEELKKVVITGIGSITPIGNNVGEYWFSLVNGKSGCAPITYFDTKKYKTKFACELKNYDPNIFFSKKERRKLDPCAQYGIIASEEAIKNSGINFFKEKRERVGVIWSSGIGGLLNLEESISDYVNGGRYPRFSPFFIPKMLIDITAGFISMNYGLHGPNYATVSACASSSNAIVDAYHLICLGKADIMITGGSEAAITQSGVGGFNALHALSTRNDDYETASRPFDEDRDGFVLGEGAGCLILEEYKHAQERGAKIYAEIGGIGMSGDAYHITAPHPKGKGIILAMKTAIREAGVKYEEIDHINSHGTSTKLGDLAEVRAIQEVFHKNICNIDINSTKSMTGHLLGAAGAIEAIASILPLTKGIIPPTINLFQIDKEINPKMNFTPNKAIKKEVKVSLCNTFGFGGHNVCILFKKTDVI; encoded by the coding sequence ATGGAGGAATTAAAAAAAGTAGTAATAACTGGTATTGGTTCTATTACTCCGATAGGAAATAATGTAGGAGAATATTGGTTTTCTCTTGTTAACGGGAAAAGTGGATGCGCTCCTATCACTTATTTTGATACTAAAAAATACAAGACTAAATTTGCTTGTGAATTAAAAAATTATGATCCAAATATTTTTTTTAGCAAAAAGGAAAGACGAAAATTAGATCCTTGTGCACAATATGGAATTATTGCTTCTGAAGAAGCGATAAAAAATAGCGGAATTAATTTTTTCAAAGAAAAAAGAGAAAGAGTTGGAGTAATTTGGTCTTCAGGAATTGGAGGTCTTCTAAATTTAGAAGAATCCATTTCTGATTATGTAAATGGAGGGAGATATCCTAGATTTAGTCCATTTTTTATTCCTAAAATGTTAATAGATATCACTGCTGGTTTTATTTCTATGAATTATGGACTTCATGGACCAAATTATGCGACTGTTTCTGCTTGTGCATCTTCTTCTAACGCAATTGTAGATGCTTATCATTTAATATGCTTAGGAAAAGCCGATATAATGATTACAGGTGGTTCTGAAGCTGCTATTACACAAAGTGGAGTAGGAGGATTTAATGCTCTTCATGCTTTATCCACTAGAAACGATGATTATGAAACTGCATCACGACCATTTGATGAAGATAGAGATGGTTTTGTTTTAGGGGAAGGTGCAGGATGTCTGATTCTGGAAGAATATAAACATGCTCAAGAAAGAGGAGCTAAGATATATGCAGAAATAGGAGGGATAGGAATGTCTGGAGACGCTTATCATATTACAGCTCCTCATCCAAAAGGGAAAGGAATAATTTTAGCTATGAAAACGGCAATTCGAGAAGCAGGTGTTAAATATGAAGAAATTGATCATATTAATTCTCATGGAACTTCTACTAAATTAGGAGATTTGGCTGAAGTAAGAGCAATTCAAGAAGTTTTTCATAAAAATATATGTAATATAGATATTAATTCTACAAAATCTATGACAGGACATTTATTAGGAGCAGCAGGTGCCATAGAAGCAATTGCTTCTATACTTCCTTTAACAAAAGGAATAATCCCTCCAACTATAAATTTGTTTCAAATAGATAAAGAAATAAATCCAAAAATGAACTTTACTCCAAATAAGGCTATAAAAAAAGAAGTAAAAGTTAGTTTATGCAATACTTTCGGTTTTGGAGGGCATAATGTTTGTATTTTATTTAAAAAAACAGATGTCATCTAA
- a CDS encoding acyl carrier protein: MSDIASRVNALIVDKLSLDESEIVPTASFTNDLGADSLDIVELIMEFEKEFNISISDEKAEKITTVGEAIQAIEDLLIDKNKNNDFNKKSD; encoded by the coding sequence ATGTCTGATATTGCATCCAGAGTCAATGCTCTTATTGTAGATAAATTAAGTTTAGATGAAAGTGAAATTGTTCCTACTGCTAGTTTTACTAATGATTTAGGAGCAGATTCCTTAGATATAGTAGAACTTATTATGGAATTTGAAAAAGAATTTAATATTAGTATTTCTGATGAAAAAGCGGAAAAGATAACAACAGTAGGAGAAGCCATACAGGCTATAGAAGATCTTTTGATCGATAAGAATAAAAATAATGATTTTAACAAAAAATCTGATTAG
- a CDS encoding phosphoenolpyruvate carboxykinase (ATP): MLFSLENYGIFNSQNNYQLTPYELQNIIVRNKMGIETKSGVLAIHTGSFTGRSPEDRFIVKDNITEKKILWDEKFNQSFDPNKFNFLYQKVVRYLSGKTLYIRDGYLCSDKRCQLNVRSISEYPWSDLFIHNLFLRFSKIENIFPDWLLFCAPGFQSDPIHDGTRNKNFSILNFSKRIVLIGGSGYTGEIKKSIFSVLNFILPVYKNVFPMHCAANVGKYKKDTALFFGLSGTGKTTISNDINRNLVGDDEHGWTFDNIVFNFEGGCYAKIFGISREKEPMIYHAIKKGAMLENVIMKNKNKEVNFLDDSITQNMRISYPIYFVNNIEKKLFSSNIKNIFFLTYDAFGVLPPIAKLNKAQSSYYFLLGYTSKVAGTELNIKKPETTFSYCFGAPFMPLHPVQYTNMLRNKLDNTEINVWMLNTGLTSGGNRIKLNDTRKIVKSALDGFLSKVPYEIYPVFNFQIPKHCPGISSHLLNPKNSWENEKNYQNQVKILAKKFINHFNLYRKYTDKNISSGEPILK, encoded by the coding sequence ATGCTTTTTTCCCTGGAAAATTACGGAATATTTAATTCTCAAAACAATTATCAATTGACTCCTTATGAATTGCAAAATATAATTGTTCGAAATAAAATGGGAATTGAAACTAAATCAGGAGTATTAGCAATACATACTGGTTCATTCACTGGAAGATCTCCTGAAGATAGATTTATTGTAAAGGATAACATTACAGAAAAAAAAATATTATGGGATGAAAAATTTAATCAATCTTTTGACCCAAATAAATTTAATTTTTTATATCAAAAAGTAGTTCGATATTTATCTGGAAAAACATTATATATCAGAGATGGATATCTTTGTTCTGATAAACGATGTCAGTTAAATGTTCGTTCTATTAGTGAATATCCATGGTCTGATTTATTTATTCATAATCTTTTCTTACGATTTTCAAAAATCGAAAATATTTTTCCAGATTGGTTATTATTTTGTGCTCCAGGATTTCAGTCTGATCCGATTCATGATGGAACACGTAATAAAAATTTTTCTATATTAAATTTCTCTAAAAGAATAGTCTTAATTGGAGGATCAGGATACACAGGAGAAATAAAAAAATCTATTTTTTCTGTTCTAAATTTTATACTTCCCGTATATAAAAATGTTTTTCCTATGCATTGTGCAGCAAATGTTGGTAAATACAAAAAAGATACTGCTCTTTTTTTTGGATTATCTGGAACAGGAAAAACGACTATTTCCAATGATATCAATAGAAATTTAGTAGGGGATGATGAACATGGATGGACCTTTGATAACATCGTTTTTAATTTTGAAGGAGGATGTTATGCAAAAATATTTGGAATTTCTAGGGAAAAAGAACCTATGATTTATCATGCTATCAAAAAAGGAGCAATGTTGGAAAATGTTATTATGAAAAACAAAAATAAAGAAGTAAATTTTTTAGATGATTCTATTACTCAAAATATGAGAATTAGCTATCCTATTTATTTCGTAAATAATATAGAAAAAAAATTATTTTCTTCTAATATCAAAAACATTTTTTTTCTTACATACGATGCTTTTGGAGTTTTACCTCCCATAGCAAAGTTAAATAAAGCTCAATCTTCCTATTATTTTTTATTAGGTTACACATCAAAAGTTGCTGGAACTGAGTTGAATATAAAAAAACCTGAAACTACATTTTCATATTGTTTTGGGGCTCCATTTATGCCTTTACATCCTGTCCAATACACGAATATGTTAAGAAACAAATTAGATAACACTGAAATAAATGTTTGGATGCTTAACACGGGATTAACATCAGGAGGAAATCGTATTAAATTAAACGATACTAGAAAAATTGTAAAAAGCGCTCTAGATGGTTTCTTATCAAAAGTACCTTACGAAATATATCCAGTATTTAACTTTCAAATACCAAAACATTGTCCAGGAATATCTTCTCATTTGTTAAATCCAAAAAATTCATGGGAAAATGAAAAAAATTATCAAAATCAAGTAAAAATACTTGCAAAAAAATTTATTAATCATTTTAATTTGTATAGAAAATACACGGACAAAAATATCTCATCTGGAGAACCTATTTTAAAATAG
- a CDS encoding riboflavin synthase: MFTGIIECTTKVCKLNHDKKNLFITFINPFLDEIKINQSICHNGICFTVININIYEKTYSVIASEETLFRTNLNFLKIKDEVNLERALMIFGRLNGHLVQGHVDTTAQIIKIENRNGSWLFYFKNRKKLDYTIIEKGSIAINGISLTIITHTKYIFSVSIIPYTYNKTNLHLLKVGDIVNVEFDIFGKYISKYLKYYDSFIKRTILK, translated from the coding sequence ATGTTTACTGGTATTATAGAATGTACAACAAAAGTATGTAAACTCAATCATGATAAAAAAAATCTTTTTATCACTTTCATTAATCCATTTTTAGATGAAATTAAAATAAATCAAAGTATTTGTCACAATGGAATATGTTTTACCGTTATTAATATTAATATTTATGAAAAAACTTATTCAGTTATAGCTTCTGAAGAAACTTTGTTTCGTACTAATTTAAATTTTTTAAAAATTAAAGATGAAGTGAATCTGGAAAGAGCATTAATGATTTTTGGAAGATTAAATGGGCATCTAGTACAAGGACATGTAGATACAACTGCTCAAATTATTAAAATAGAAAATAGAAATGGAAGTTGGTTATTTTATTTTAAGAATAGAAAAAAATTAGATTACACAATTATAGAAAAAGGATCTATTGCTATCAATGGTATAAGTCTTACTATTATAACCCATACTAAATACATATTTAGTGTTTCTATTATTCCTTATACTTATAACAAAACAAATTTACACCTACTAAAGGTAGGTGATATTGTCAATGTAGAATTCGACATATTTGGAAAATATATCAGTAAATATCTTAAATATTATGATTCCTTTATAAAGAGGACTATTTTAAAATAG
- the pdxA gene encoding 4-hydroxythreonine-4-phosphate dehydrogenase PdxA, giving the protein MSYREKKIIVGFTTGDINGIGIEVFLKVCRKKRLLDFFTPILFGSTKLCFYYKKILEMEMNNVQEIKNFKEVMDHKINVFNVWKEDIKFESIKINHTDSGRYSIASLKKAVQALKEGKIDVLVTSPVNKKYMNFKGFSFFGHTEYLQNILEGESLMVMIHDTLKVALVTNHIPLKQVTLELSVKKIIESIKILHRSLIIDFSIEKPKIAVLGCNPHSSDNGLIGYEEKIKIKPAIDHFFQERGWLVFGPYSSDSFFGNQKYRNFDAVLAMYHDQGLIPFKTLTFHHGVNFTAGLSHIRTSPDHGVAYDIARKGIANENSFEEAIFSAIKIFNNRKENRKFISSKFLQKNNN; this is encoded by the coding sequence ATGAGTTATAGAGAAAAAAAAATCATAGTTGGGTTTACGACAGGTGATATTAACGGAATAGGCATAGAAGTTTTTTTAAAAGTATGTCGTAAAAAAAGACTTTTAGATTTTTTTACACCAATATTATTTGGCTCTACTAAATTATGTTTTTATTATAAAAAAATTTTAGAGATGGAAATGAATAATGTTCAAGAAATAAAAAATTTTAAAGAAGTAATGGATCATAAAATAAATGTATTCAATGTATGGAAAGAAGATATTAAATTCGAATCTATAAAAATAAATCATACAGATTCAGGAAGGTATTCTATTGCTTCCTTAAAAAAAGCTGTTCAAGCTTTAAAAGAAGGAAAAATAGATGTACTTGTGACTTCTCCAGTAAATAAAAAGTATATGAATTTTAAAGGATTTTCATTTTTTGGACATACTGAATATTTACAAAATATTTTGGAAGGAGAATCTTTAATGGTTATGATTCATGATACTTTAAAAGTAGCTTTAGTAACTAATCATATTCCTTTAAAACAAGTGACTTTGGAATTGAGTGTAAAAAAAATAATAGAATCAATAAAAATTTTACATCGATCTCTTATTATTGATTTCTCTATAGAAAAGCCAAAAATAGCTGTTTTAGGATGCAATCCACATTCAAGTGATAATGGATTAATAGGATATGAGGAAAAAATAAAAATAAAACCTGCTATTGATCATTTTTTTCAAGAACGAGGATGGCTAGTTTTTGGACCCTACTCTTCAGATAGTTTTTTTGGAAATCAAAAATACCGTAATTTTGACGCTGTTTTAGCTATGTATCATGATCAAGGATTAATTCCTTTTAAAACATTAACTTTTCATCATGGAGTAAATTTTACAGCAGGTCTTTCTCACATACGAACTTCCCCAGATCATGGAGTTGCCTATGATATAGCAAGAAAAGGAATTGCTAATGAAAATTCTTTTGAAGAAGCTATTTTTAGCGCCATAAAAATATTTAATAATAGAAAAGAAAATAGAAAATTTATTTCTTCTAAATTTTTACAAAAAAACAACAATTGA
- a CDS encoding F0F1 ATP synthase subunit epsilon — MKIKIINCNEILYQGNIMSVIAPGVCGCFQILENHDYFISILKNGFIKLYLKTEKRKKIKIEGGIFQVKKNSIVVFL, encoded by the coding sequence ATGAAAATAAAAATTATCAATTGTAATGAAATATTATACCAAGGAAATATAATGTCCGTTATAGCTCCTGGAGTATGTGGATGTTTTCAAATTTTAGAAAACCATGATTATTTTATATCTATATTAAAAAACGGATTTATAAAATTATATTTGAAAACAGAAAAAAGAAAAAAAATAAAAATAGAAGGTGGTATTTTTCAAGTAAAAAAAAATTCAATTGTTGTTTTTTTGTAA
- the atpD gene encoding F0F1 ATP synthase subunit beta gives MHKKKLKGIITQIIGPVIDVSFKEGDSLPKIYDALEVNLSKKSKIVLEVQQHIGDKNVRCISMEVTDGLQRGQKVESLGGPISIPIGEYINGRVFNVLGNCIDGLGDLNRSITKPIHNEPPEFKDLSTETEILYTGIKVIDLIEPYPKGGKIGLFGGAGVGKTVLIQELINNVAKGHGGRSVFAGVGERSREGNDLLREMLESGIIKYGDSFMKSMKKGYWDISKVDKEALKESKASFVFGQMNEPPGARARVALSGLTLAEYYRDQYVEGKEGQDVLFFIDNIFRFTQAGSEVSALLGRIPSSVGYQPTLSSEMGSMQERITSTKRGSITSVQAVYVPADDLTDPAPAITFSHLDATTVLSRKIASLGIYPAVDPLDSTSRILSPDIIDKNHYNCAQRVKEILQKYNSLQDIIAILGIEELSEEDQLIVSRARRVQRFLSQPFHVAKQFTGIEGEFVKIEDTIKGFNMIINGELDHIPEIAFNLKGTIEDVINTGKKM, from the coding sequence ATGCATAAAAAGAAATTAAAAGGAATAATTACTCAAATTATAGGTCCTGTAATTGACGTTTCTTTTAAAGAAGGAGATTCCCTCCCTAAAATTTATGATGCGTTGGAAGTTAATTTATCCAAAAAAAGTAAAATAGTCTTAGAAGTGCAACAACATATTGGAGATAAAAATGTTCGTTGCATTTCTATGGAAGTAACGGATGGATTACAAAGAGGTCAAAAAGTGGAATCTTTGGGGGGACCAATTAGTATTCCTATAGGAGAATACATAAATGGAAGAGTTTTTAATGTTTTGGGAAATTGTATAGATGGATTAGGGGATTTAAATAGATCTATAACTAAACCTATTCACAATGAACCTCCAGAATTTAAAGATTTATCAACAGAAACAGAAATATTATATACAGGAATAAAAGTTATAGATTTAATAGAACCTTATCCAAAAGGAGGTAAAATTGGATTATTTGGAGGAGCAGGAGTAGGAAAAACTGTATTAATACAAGAATTAATAAACAATGTAGCAAAAGGACATGGAGGACGATCTGTTTTTGCAGGAGTTGGTGAAAGATCTAGAGAAGGAAACGACTTGTTAAGAGAAATGTTAGAATCTGGAATTATAAAATATGGGGATTCTTTTATGAAATCCATGAAAAAAGGATATTGGGATATTTCTAAAGTTGATAAAGAAGCACTCAAGGAGTCTAAGGCTTCTTTTGTATTTGGTCAAATGAATGAACCGCCAGGAGCTAGAGCTAGAGTAGCTTTATCTGGATTAACATTAGCTGAATATTATAGGGATCAATATGTAGAGGGAAAAGAAGGACAAGATGTCCTATTTTTTATAGATAACATATTTAGATTTACTCAAGCTGGATCAGAAGTTTCAGCATTATTAGGAAGAATCCCTTCATCTGTGGGGTATCAGCCTACTTTATCATCAGAAATGGGATCTATGCAGGAAAGGATCACTTCCACAAAAAGAGGATCCATAACTTCAGTACAAGCTGTTTATGTTCCTGCAGATGATTTAACGGATCCTGCTCCTGCTATTACATTTTCTCATTTAGATGCAACAACTGTTCTTTCCAGAAAAATAGCATCTTTAGGAATTTACCCAGCCGTAGATCCTTTAGATTCTACTTCTCGTATTTTATCTCCAGATATAATAGATAAAAATCATTATAATTGTGCACAGAGAGTTAAAGAAATTTTACAAAAATATAATTCTTTACAAGATATTATAGCTATTCTAGGAATAGAAGAATTGAGTGAAGAGGACCAATTAATAGTTTCTAGAGCTAGACGTGTTCAGCGTTTTTTATCTCAACCATTTCATGTAGCTAAACAGTTTACAGGGATTGAAGGAGAATTCGTTAAAATTGAAGATACTATCAAAGGATTCAATATGATAATAAATGGAGAATTGGATCATATTCCGGAAATAGCTTTTAATTTAAAAGGAACTATTGAAGATGTTATAAATACTGGGAAAAAAATGTGA
- a CDS encoding bifunctional riboflavin kinase/FAD synthetase gives MKIYSLIDEFSSLSPCILTLGIFDGVHMGHQKIIQNLIFRSEKKYCSVLLTFYPHPKEILDPDRKFFYLNTLSERIYNLKKTGIKNLIVHPFTKNFSKLNTKNFFQKILHSKFRMKRIITGYDFRIGKNRKGSHEELKKFSRIYGFQIDRVSPYKVKNRIVSSTKIREYLLLGKIKWANQALGYFYTLSGNVIKGKGIGKTISFPTANIQVDSKKLIPKNGVYAVKINYLDKIYRGMLNIGINPTIDQKNQKINIEVHIFNFFENIYGKRIDVLIIDMIREEKKFSTLQELKTQIGEDEINIKKFFSCEKKN, from the coding sequence TTGAAAATTTATTCATTGATTGATGAATTTTCTTCTCTTTCTCCATGTATATTAACTCTTGGAATTTTTGACGGAGTACATATGGGTCATCAGAAAATTATTCAAAACCTAATTTTTAGATCTGAAAAAAAATATTGTTCCGTTTTGCTTACTTTTTATCCACATCCGAAAGAAATATTGGATCCTGATAGAAAATTTTTCTATTTAAATACTCTTTCTGAAAGAATATATAATTTGAAAAAAACAGGAATAAAAAATTTAATTGTTCATCCTTTTACTAAAAATTTCTCTAAATTAAATACAAAAAACTTTTTTCAAAAAATTTTACATTCTAAGTTTAGAATGAAACGAATTATTACCGGATACGATTTTCGTATTGGAAAAAATAGGAAAGGTTCTCATGAAGAATTAAAGAAATTTTCCCGTATTTATGGATTCCAAATTGATAGGGTTAGTCCTTATAAGGTAAAGAATAGAATAGTTAGTTCTACTAAAATCCGTGAATATCTTTTATTAGGAAAAATAAAATGGGCTAATCAAGCTTTAGGATACTTTTATACATTATCAGGAAATGTTATTAAAGGAAAAGGAATAGGAAAAACTATCAGTTTTCCAACTGCAAATATACAGGTAGATTCAAAAAAATTAATCCCAAAAAATGGAGTCTATGCTGTTAAGATTAATTATTTGGATAAAATTTATAGAGGAATGTTAAATATAGGAATTAATCCTACTATTGATCAAAAAAATCAAAAAATTAATATAGAAGTGCATATTTTTAATTTTTTTGAAAACATTTATGGAAAAAGAATAGATGTTTTAATAATTGATATGATTCGAGAAGAAAAAAAGTTTAGTACACTTCAAGAGTTAAAAACACAAATTGGAGAAGACGAAATAAACATTAAAAAATTTTTTTCTTGTGAAAAAAAAAATTGA
- a CDS encoding PD-(D/E)XK nuclease family protein, with protein sequence MKDFKNDIYFSHFMRIFESSKRTYLVYKNQQDEINSGEKSRFIHQIEMNYKISIEKINNPFIPRNFIKTPIIIEKTKSIIHRLNELITHGLSPSSIHLYNYNPLLFYYKKILGIDNPYDPDKISFNKKKVGKVIHKILKILYYPIKKEFITPNYIHKMKRISDSIVKKVLLEKEKIIEGENMLFYYIIKTYIENFISWDEKCIQNGHNIFIKEIECKVSTNLNIGPKKINLHGIIDRIDEYDGITRILDYKIGFSKIKEINISLKNIETIFQDPNYSNTMQLLIYVYLWFKSSMFFGKEKTPPIIGIISPEKNGKILQIPINFFHQKKKNITYEDYRKNFLPFLLKRISEILDPKIPIIEKIY encoded by the coding sequence ATGAAAGATTTTAAAAATGATATTTATTTTTCTCATTTTATGAGAATTTTTGAATCTTCTAAAAGAACATATTTAGTATATAAAAATCAACAAGATGAAATTAATTCCGGAGAAAAAAGTCGTTTTATTCATCAAATAGAAATGAATTATAAAATATCAATAGAAAAAATAAACAATCCATTTATTCCTAGAAATTTTATAAAAACTCCAATTATAATTGAAAAAACAAAATCTATTATTCATCGCTTAAACGAACTAATTACTCATGGATTATCTCCTTCTTCTATTCATTTATACAATTATAATCCTCTTTTATTTTATTATAAAAAAATACTTGGTATAGATAATCCATATGATCCAGACAAAATTTCTTTTAATAAGAAAAAAGTAGGAAAAGTTATTCATAAAATATTAAAGATTTTATATTATCCTATAAAAAAAGAGTTTATAACTCCTAACTATATTCATAAAATGAAAAGAATTTCTGATTCTATTGTAAAAAAAGTTCTTTTAGAAAAAGAAAAAATTATTGAGGGAGAAAATATGTTATTTTATTACATAATAAAAACTTATATAGAAAATTTTATTTCATGGGATGAAAAATGCATTCAAAATGGACACAATATTTTCATCAAAGAAATAGAATGCAAAGTTTCTACAAACTTAAATATTGGACCAAAAAAAATAAATTTACATGGTATCATAGATCGTATAGATGAATATGACGGAATAACTCGTATTCTAGATTACAAAATAGGATTTTCAAAAATTAAAGAAATAAATATTTCGTTAAAAAATATTGAAACTATTTTTCAAGATCCAAATTATTCGAATACTATGCAATTACTTATTTATGTTTATTTATGGTTTAAATCTTCTATGTTTTTTGGAAAAGAAAAAACACCTCCTATAATAGGAATTATATCTCCTGAAAAAAATGGAAAAATATTGCAAATACCTATAAATTTTTTTCATCAAAAAAAAAAAAATATTACATACGAAGATTATAGAAAAAATTTTCTACCATTTCTTCTTAAAAGAATTTCAGAAATATTAGATCCAAAAATTCCAATTATAGAAAAAATTTATTGA